The window TGTCATGTATTTATATGTAGCTTTTCTGCAAAATGAAGGGATTTTCATCTCATCAAGCTTCAATTGTAATGAGGATGGTATTATTCTCAATGCTTGGCGATAGCATACTTTATTATGATGCTCAGTGCTTTATACATAATTAACAGTTTCATCCTTTCTTTTGTCATAGTTATGATCTGTGTGAATGTTAATCTTTCAATGTTTTATTTCATGAACTATACGATGTTCTGATTGAGAAGTGATAAACTGTTCTAATAGTTCAGTATTCATTCCATTAACATTATCAATGTATTTGCATCTTAATAATTTTCTGTCGGTATAAGTCTTCAATGTCATCTTGCTTTTTAATTTTCCCTGCTTAATTATTTTTTCCTTTGTTGTTAATCTCATTTTGCAGATACCTGAAATACTTGACTAAGAAGTACTTGAAAAAGCACAATGTGAGGGATTGGCTTCGTGTGATCTCCTCCAACAAGGACAGGAATGTGTATGAGTTGAGATACTTCAACATTGCCGAGAATGAGGGTGAAGAGGAAGAGTGAACAATCTAGTTTTCTGTCACAAGACATTATCCATTAGGCGTATTTATTGTGGAGTCTATCTAAATCTATCTGTTGTGTTTTTTGGTTAACTTTGTGACTGGTTGCTTCAGAATTCCTGAATTTATTTTCGAATCAACTTTTTGTCCCAATGAAAGCTTGATAGTAATTTTTTGAGAGGTTATCATGAAAATTTAGTACTCGCATCCTTAACATCACCAATTCACGAGAAATATAATTTTGAACATCCAAATTAATCTGACTTGAGAAAAGTAAGCAAAAAGACAAGTACATATCTGATGTTTGAGAAATTAAGATGATGAGGTCCCTGAACATTTATGCTAAATAAGCTAATTTCAATCTAGTTTTCTAACTAATTTATTGCAGTAGAATCACATCAAAATTTTAGCAGTGTGTTCAAATCACAATGAAGCATACTAAACCAGAGAAGAAATATACTGTATAATCAATGTCTTATATCATGAAGAGAAATTAAGAGAATTATTTATGGGATGAATTAGTTCTCTGCCCCCTAACTAAGCAGCACCACGCACCTATGAGAGGTTTCATAACGAAGAAAGCAACAATATTGATACCATGGACTCACCCAACTCTTAACCTACGCCACCCCACCCTTGAATCCTTCGTGTGGAACAACCTCATCCGCTCAACTACCCTCCAACCACCACTCTCCATCTACCTCCGCATGCGCCGCCATGCCATCGTCCCAGACCTCCACACTTTCCCTTTCCTCCTCCCTTCCCTCACCCACCTCCCCCTTGCGCACTCTCTTCACGCCCACACCTTCCTTTTCGGCCTCCACACTCATCCATTTACCCAAACCTCCCTCATTGCCATGTACTCTTCCTGTGGATGCCTCAACTCTGCacgccaagtgtttgatgaaattacTCTACCGGATGCCCCCTCTTATACCGCTGTAATTCATGCGTATTGCAAGGGTGGTATGGTAGATATTGCTCGGAGGATGTTTGATCAGATGACTGACAAGAATGTGTTGTCCTATAGCTGCATGATCAATGGCTATGTTAAGTGTGGTGAGCACGCGGCTGCGCTCGGTTTGTTTCGCAATTTGCTTGCGTTGGAAGGTAGTGGAGCAGGTAGTGAAATCAAGCCGAATGAGTTCACTTTCTCTGCGGTGCTGTCTGCTTGTGCAAAACTGGGTGCACTTCAACATGGGAAGTGGGTTCATGCTTATATTGGTAGGTGTGGAATGAGGATCGATGTTGTGTTGGGGACAGCTTTGATTGATATGTATGGGAAGTGTGGGGATGTTGAGAGGGCGAGATGCGTGTTTGATGAGATTGGGCATGATGAGAAGGATGTGATGGCTTGGAGTGCAATGATCTGCGCTTTTGCGATGCATGGGCGAACAGAGGAATGCCTTGAGATGTTTGGGAGGATGGTTGATGATGGGGTGAGTCCTAATGCTGTGACATTTGTGGGTGTTCTTTGTGCTTGTGTGCATGGTGGGTTGGTTAGGGAAGGGGATGAGTTTTTCAAGAGGATGGTGACTGAGTATAGTGTTAGACCATTGATCCAACATTATGGATGCATGGTGGATTTGTACGGAAGAGCAGGGCGCATCGATGATGCTTGGAATGTGGTGAAATCGATGCCTATGGAGCCTGATGTGATGATATGGGGTGCTCTGCTTAGTGGGGCTAGGATGCATGGAGACATTGAAACGTGTGAGGTATCGATAAAGAAGCTTCTTGAGTTGGATCCTTCAAATAGTGGTGCCTATGTGCTTCTTTCTAATGTGTATGCAAAGCTTGGAAGGTGGAGGGAAGTGAGGCATTTGAGAGAGCTTATGGAGGCTAGGGGAATCAAGAAAGTTCCAGGATGTAGTTTGGTGGAGATCGACGGCGTTCTTCATGAGTTTTTCGTGGGAGACGATTCTCATCTAGAAACACAAGATATATATAGGATGCTTGATGAGATTATGAAGAGGCTGAAGAGGCAAGGTTATGTTGGTGACACAAGTGAGGTGTTGCTTGATTTGGATGAGGAAGGAAAAGAGTCTGCGTTATCTCTTCACAGCGAAAAACTTGCAATTGCTTATTGCTTCCTCAAGACAAGGCCAGGCACCACAATAAGGATTGTGAAGAACTTGAGGATTTGTAAGGATTGTCATGTTGCAATCAAGATGATGTCTAGGGAATTTAACAGGGAGATAATTGTTAGA is drawn from Arachis hypogaea cultivar Tifrunner chromosome 12, arahy.Tifrunner.gnm2.J5K5, whole genome shotgun sequence and contains these coding sequences:
- the LOC112728546 gene encoding pentatricopeptide repeat-containing protein At3g62890-like: MRGFITKKATILIPWTHPTLNLRHPTLESFVWNNLIRSTTLQPPLSIYLRMRRHAIVPDLHTFPFLLPSLTHLPLAHSLHAHTFLFGLHTHPFTQTSLIAMYSSCGCLNSARQVFDEITLPDAPSYTAVIHAYCKGGMVDIARRMFDQMTDKNVLSYSCMINGYVKCGEHAAALGLFRNLLALEGSGAGSEIKPNEFTFSAVLSACAKLGALQHGKWVHAYIGRCGMRIDVVLGTALIDMYGKCGDVERARCVFDEIGHDEKDVMAWSAMICAFAMHGRTEECLEMFGRMVDDGVSPNAVTFVGVLCACVHGGLVREGDEFFKRMVTEYSVRPLIQHYGCMVDLYGRAGRIDDAWNVVKSMPMEPDVMIWGALLSGARMHGDIETCEVSIKKLLELDPSNSGAYVLLSNVYAKLGRWREVRHLRELMEARGIKKVPGCSLVEIDGVLHEFFVGDDSHLETQDIYRMLDEIMKRLKRQGYVGDTSEVLLDLDEEGKESALSLHSEKLAIAYCFLKTRPGTTIRIVKNLRICKDCHVAIKMMSREFNREIIVRDCNRFHHFKNGACSCKDYW